In Fibrobacter sp. UWH6, the genomic stretch TATTTTTCCCCAAAGACATTTAGAATTCTCCAGGTAATCCAGGACCTGCGCCTAAAAAGCTATTTTTACGGCGTTTAAAACAAAATTTCATTTTGAGCGCAGCGTGCCCGCGAGGTTGACGATTCTAGATCCTTCGCTACGGCTTCGCCTCCACTCAGGATGACACTCTGAGGAATGAGCTTCAGCAGTTCCACTCAGGGTGACGAACAAGAGACAAAAGGACCACATATGGCAAAATCTCTGGTAGAATCAGATAATGGCTTTTTCGACAAGTTCGGCGGCAAGTATGTAGCCGAAATCATCCGTCGCCCTCTGGACGATCTTGAAGAAGCCTTCAACAAGTACATCAAGGATCCGGAATTCCTGGAAGAATTGCGCATTATCCAGCGCGACTACATCGGCCGCGAAACTCCGCTGTACTATGCCCCTACCGCAACAAAGCTTTTGGGCGGCGCACAGATCTACATCAAGCTGGAAGGTCTTGCCAACACAGGAGCCCACAAGATTAACAACGCCATCGGTCAGTGCCTCTTGGCAAAGAAGATGGGCAAGACCCGCATTATCGCAGAAACCGGCGCTGGTCAGCATGGTCTCGCCACTGCAGCAGCTTGCGCAAAGCTGGGTCTTGAATGTATCGTTTACATGGGCGAAGTGGATGTTCGTCGTCAGCAGCCCAACGTTGCCACCATGGAACTTTACGGCGCCAAGGTGGTGCCTGTCACCAGCGGTAGCCGCACCTTGAAGGATGCGGTAAACGAAGCCATGCGCGACTGGGCAACCAACTTCGCCACCACCCACTATGTTCTGGGTTCCGCCCTCGGCCCCGCACCGTTCCCCGATATCGTCCGTACTTTCCAGAGCATCATCGGTGAAGAAGTTAAGCGCCAGGCTGCAGAACGCAACATCGACATTGCAGCCATCGTGGCTTGCGTAGGCGGTGGTTCCAACTCCATCGGCGTATTCACTCCGTTTATCGAAAATCCGAACGTTCGTCTTATCGGCGCAGAAGCCGGTGGCGTAGGCCCGAAACTGGGCGAAAACGCAGCCCGCATGGTGGGCAATGCTGCCAAGGTGGGCATCGTTCAGGGTTACAAGAGCAAGTTCCTGGTAGATGACGATGGTCAGTCCCAGCCCACCCGCTCCATTTCCGCAGGTCTTGACTACATGGGCATTGGCCCGCAGCTTGCCGCCCTCGGCGAATGTGGCCGCGTGGAATTCACCAGCATCCTGGACAAGGAAGCTTTGGAAGCAGTGAACTTCTTCGCCAAGAACGAAGGCATCCTCTTCGCTCTTGAAAGTTCCCACGCCGGTGCCGCCGCCATGAAGATCGCCAAGGATTATCCCAAGGATAAG encodes the following:
- the trpB gene encoding tryptophan synthase subunit beta, translated to MAKSLVESDNGFFDKFGGKYVAEIIRRPLDDLEEAFNKYIKDPEFLEELRIIQRDYIGRETPLYYAPTATKLLGGAQIYIKLEGLANTGAHKINNAIGQCLLAKKMGKTRIIAETGAGQHGLATAAACAKLGLECIVYMGEVDVRRQQPNVATMELYGAKVVPVTSGSRTLKDAVNEAMRDWATNFATTHYVLGSALGPAPFPDIVRTFQSIIGEEVKRQAAERNIDIAAIVACVGGGSNSIGVFTPFIENPNVRLIGAEAGGVGPKLGENAARMVGNAAKVGIVQGYKSKFLVDDDGQSQPTRSISAGLDYMGIGPQLAALGECGRVEFTSILDKEALEAVNFFAKNEGILFALESSHAGAAAMKIAKDYPKDKAIIINMSGRGDKDIFITSPVFRPEKWKEFLAAELKRLENNEDIHDAEIMNK